The Palaemon carinicauda isolate YSFRI2023 chromosome 33, ASM3689809v2, whole genome shotgun sequence genome contains a region encoding:
- the LOC137626045 gene encoding putative protein FAM47C — protein MKWKQDSDSKTRAEFSYWKLKADVGINLLNQEPKSATNKINQLKSKSATSKINQLPESATSKINQLKTKSATSKINQQEPKSAASKINQQEPKSAASKINQQEPKSAASKINQQEPKSAASKINQQEPKSAASKINQQEPKSAASKINQQEPKSAASKINQQEPKSAASKINQQEPKSAASKINQQEPKSAASKINQQEPKSAASKINQQEPKSAASKINQQEPKSATSKINQQEPKSATSKINQQEPKSATSKINQQEPKSATSKINQLQRVLCDAFWLIIIILD, from the exons atgaaatggaagcaa GATTCCGATTCTAAAACAAGGGCTGAATTCAGCTATTGGAAACTAAAAGCAGATGTAGGAATCAACCTCTTGAATCAAGAGCCGAAATCAGCTACAAATAAGATAAATCAGCTAAAGTCGAAATCAGCTACAAGTAAGATAAATCAGCTGCCGGAATCAGCTACAAGTAAGATAAATCAGCTAAAGACGAAATCAGCTACAAGTAAGATAAATCAGCAAGAGCCGAAATCAGCTGCGAGTAAGATAAATCAGCAAGAGCCGAAATCAGCTGCGAGTAAGATAAATCAGCAAGAGCCGAAATCAGCTGCGAGTAAGATAAATCAGCAAGAGCCGAAATCAGCTGCGAGTAAGATAAATCAGCAAGAGCCGAAATCAGCTGCGAGTAAGATAAATCAGCAAGAGCCGAAATCAGCTGCGAGTAAGATAAATCAGCAAGAGCCGAAATCAGCTGCGAGTAAGATAAATCAGCAAGAGCCGAAATCAGCTGCGAGTAAGATAAATCAGCAAGAGCCGAAATCAGCTGCGAGTAAGATAAATCAGCAAGAGCCGAAATCAGCTGCGAGTAAGATAAATCAGCAAGAGCCGAAATCAGCTGCGAGTAAGATAAATCAGCAAGAGCCGAAATCAGCTGCGAGTAAGATAAATCAGCAAGAGCCGAAATCAGCTACAAGTAAGATAAATCAGCAAGAGCCGAAATCAGCTACAAGTAAGATAAATCAGCAAGAGCCGAAATCAGCTACAAGTAAGATAAATCAGCAAGAGCCGAAATCAGCTACAAGTAAGATAAATCAGCTACAA CGAGTATTATGTGATGCGTTTTGgcttatcattataatattagatTAA